The window GTCGAGGACGACGCGACCGTCGAATGTCCGCTGCATGCCGCGCGCTTTTGCCTGAAAACCGGCGCGGCGCTGTGCCAGCCTGCGACGGAAGCGCTGCGGACGTTCCCGGTCGTCGTCGACGCAGGTTCGCTTTATGTCGACGAACCGGAGGCGATGTGAGCTGGCTCCAGGATGAAGTCGCACTCGTTACCGGCGGCGGTTCGGGTCTCGGGCTCGCACTCGTCGAACGTTTTCTGTCGGAAGGAGCGCACGTAGGCGTGCTCGAACGTTCGGCCGAAAAGGTGGACGCGTTGCGCGCCAGATTCGGCTCCGACGTCGAGGTCGTGCAGGGCGACGTGCGCGCTTATGATGACAACCGCCGTGCGGTCGAGTCGACTATCGCACGCTTCGGCAAGCTCGACACGTTCATCGGCAATGCAGCGCTGTGGGATCATGGCGCGAGCCTGCTCGACCTTTCGCCCGAGCGGCTCGACGCAGGCTTCGATGAACTGTTCGCAGTCAACGTCAAGGGCTATCTGCTCGGCGCGAAGGCGGCGGCCGCCGCGCTCGTCGCTTCGCAGGGCAGCATGATATTCACGCTGTCGAACGCGGCGTTCTACCCTGGCGGCGGCGGACCACTGTACACGGCGAGCAAGCACGCGGTGAGCGGAGTCATTCGCCAGCTCGCGTACGAGCTTGCACCGCGCGTACGCGTAAACGGCGTCGCGCCGTGCGGAATGGCAAGCGACCTGCGCGGGCCCGCGGCACTGGGACAATCGGGGCAGGCGATCATGGATTCGCGCACGCCGGAAGCGATCGCTAGCATCCTGCCGCTGCAGTTTTTCCCGGCGCCGGCCGATTTCACCGGGCCGTTCGTGCTGCTCGCGTCGCGCGAGAACAACCGGACGTTGTCCGGCGTGCTGATCCAGGCCGATGCCGGGCTCGGTATTCGCGGTATCCGGCACGTGTCGGGAGGGGCGCGATGACGAGGAACGATTGCGTGATCGTCGGCGCGGGGCAGGCCGGCACGACCGCGGCAATGGAA is drawn from Burkholderia diffusa and contains these coding sequences:
- the hcaC gene encoding 3-phenylpropionate/cinnamic acid dioxygenase ferredoxin subunit, producing MARILVGPVDALADGAATKVAGAHGAIAVFHVQGAFYAMSDRCSHGNASMSDGYVEDDATVECPLHAARFCLKTGAALCQPATEALRTFPVVVDAGSLYVDEPEAM
- the hcaB gene encoding 3-phenylpropionate-dihydrodiol/cinnamic acid-dihydrodiol dehydrogenase; this encodes MSWLQDEVALVTGGGSGLGLALVERFLSEGAHVGVLERSAEKVDALRARFGSDVEVVQGDVRAYDDNRRAVESTIARFGKLDTFIGNAALWDHGASLLDLSPERLDAGFDELFAVNVKGYLLGAKAAAAALVASQGSMIFTLSNAAFYPGGGGPLYTASKHAVSGVIRQLAYELAPRVRVNGVAPCGMASDLRGPAALGQSGQAIMDSRTPEAIASILPLQFFPAPADFTGPFVLLASRENNRTLSGVLIQADAGLGIRGIRHVSGGAR